From the genome of Apium graveolens cultivar Ventura unplaced genomic scaffold, ASM990537v1 ctg451, whole genome shotgun sequence, one region includes:
- the LOC141702002 gene encoding uncharacterized protein LOC141702002, which produces MDRSWLKADRRTQEFKLGVDELFNFVFLNGFKENKISYPCLRCTHSKSWNAQTVKDHLYQYGIDQTYTCWIWHGELNYVQSHVVSEHDTSESSVDPTNMRMGQDIIDDEDISLDSSDFINHVQGENEPLYPGCESFTKMRALVKLYNLKAKHGISDKCFSDVLLLLASMLPEGNRSDHSTWPVLLSIYNLPPWLCMKRKYIMLILLISRPNQPGNDIDVYLQPLIEDLQKLWHGKEVYDAFKKESFILRGILLWTISDYPALGKLSGNIIKGYNACVVCVDKTEATRLATYKKTVVMRYHRWLPRNHPYRRQKLAFDNTVEKLSAPIPLTGEEALERLEYWKFLPVRHTLDVMHIEKNIYDALTGTLLNILGKTKDRESVRIDMAEMGIRIELRPKNPGKKEKLPMASWKLLHKEKKIFCSSLIGMKLPDGFCSNLKGIVLMDTLRLVGMKSHDCHTMLHHLLPIALRKNAVSIGGDLMPARKALPPSLFDVMIHLSVHLVREFELCGPIFLRWMYPFERYMKTFKEYVRNRAHPEGCIAEAYIAEEAVECLVNFEKPTVGLPGRDKNKEKYRPLSGATMIKPSIKDLHQAHLCLLQNSNELAPYFNEHMAFLVARYPLHENDEEWLKNKQNETFPNWFQKKISSEFLDVKSMVSKEVMGLVEGPNKYVPTFSGYKINGVTYNIKDHHETRQVQSSGVCVHADTMLVQGKDKNIEHISDTFYGVITIVLKLPDKFDDQSDDENEGSVEIELENEVDVTMFPTVDEVEEENSSYMRVIQTTSMTPLSETLLLNRDDKLLSLDCKKPKNSNKKKEANMVDHICKEMGDIDLCATVSDVNLVGSNPREWWIDTSATRHVCLDKAIFSSLKSSDAGKKVYMGNSETSTI; this is translated from the exons ATGGATAGATCTTGGTTGAAAGCAGATAGAAGAACACAAGAATTTAAACTTGGAGTGGATGAATTGTTCAATTTTGTATTTCTGAATGGgtttaaagaaaataaaattagTTATCCATGCTTAAGATGCACTCATAGTAAATCTTGGAATGCTCAGACTGTTAAGGATCATCTTTATCAATATGGTATTGATCAAACCTATACATGTTGGATATGGCATGGAGAGTTAAATTATGTACAGAGTCATGTAGTTTCTGAACATGACACTTCAGAATCATCCGTTGATCCTACAAACATGAGAATGgggcaggatattatcgatgatGAGGATATTTCATTAGATTCTTCTGATTTTATTAATCATGTTCAAGGTGAAAATGAACCACTTTATCCTGGATGCGAGAGTTTTACAAAAATGAGAGCTTTAGTCAAGTTGTATAATTTAAAAGCAAAACATGGTATTTCTGATAAATGCTTTTCCGATGTCCTTCTTTTGCTTGCATCAATGCTTCCGGAAGGCAACA GAAGTGATCACTCAACATGGCCTGTGTTACTTTCAATTTACAACCTCCCACCTTGGCTCTGTATGAAGAGAAAGTACATTATGCTAATTCTATTGATATCCAGACCAAATCAGCCCGGAAATGATATTGACGTATACCTTCAACCACTTATAGAAGATTTGCAGAAATTATGGCATGGGAAAGAAGTTTACGATGCATTTAAGAAAGAGTCTTTCATACTAAGAGGAATTTTGTTGTGGACAATTAGTGATTATCCAGCCTTAGGAAAATTGTCGGGTAACATCATTAAAGGATATAATGCTTGTGTCGTTTGTGTTGATAAAACAGAAGCTACCAGGTTGGCTACTTACAAAAAGACGGTGGTTATGAGATATCATAGATGGCTACCCAGAAATCATCCATATCGAAGGCAAAAATTAGCCTTTGATAACACCGTGGAGAAGTTGTCAGCTCCTATTCCTTTAACTGGAGAGGAGGCGTTAGAAAGG CTTGAGTACTGGAAGTTTTTGCCAGTTCGCCATACCCTCGATGTGATGCatatagaaaaaaatatatacGACGCTTTAACCGGTACATTGCTAAATATTCTCGGGAAGACAAAAGATAGAGAATCTGTTCGTATTGATATGGCTGAAATGGGAATAAGAATAGAGCTGAGACCAAAAAATCCTGGAAAAAAAGAGAAGTTACCGATGGCATCTTGGAAATTATTGCATAAAGAAAAAAAGATTTTCTGCTCGTCCTTGATTGGTATGAAGTTACCTGATGGTTTTTGTTCGAACCTTAAGGGTATAGTATTAATGGACACTCTACGACTTGTTGGAATGAAATCTCACGACTGTCATACAATGTTGCATCACTTGCTCCCCATCGCACTTCG AAAAAATGCAGTCTCAATTGGTGGAGACCTTATGCCAGCTAGAAAAGCACTTCCCCCTTCCTTGTTTGATGTAATGATCCATCTCTCAGTTCATCTTGTAAGAGAATTTGAGCTTTGTGGTCCTATCTTCCTACGTTGGATGTATCCTTTCGAGAGATATATGAAGACGTTTAAGGAATATGTTCGAAACAGGGCTCATCCGGAAGGCTGCATCGCTGAGGCCTATATTGCAGAAGAGGCGGTTGAGTGTTTAGTTAATTTTGAAAAACCAACAGTTGGGTTACCAGGTAGGGATAAGAACAAGGAGAAATACAGACCCTTATCTGGTGCAACAATGATAAAGCCGAGCATCAAGGATTTGCACCAAGCACATCTGTGTCTTCTACAAAACAGTAATGAATTGGCCCCATATTTCAA TGAACATATGGCCTTCTTGGTGGCAAGATATCCATTACATGAAAATGATGAAGAATGGCTAAAGAACAAGCAAAATGAAACATTCCCTAATTGGTTTCAAAAGAAG ATTTCGTCAGAATTCCTTGATGTAAAAAGTATGGTATCTAAGGAGGTAATGGGGCTTGTAGAAGGGCCTAACAAGTATGTCCCTACATTCAGTGGCTACAAAATCAATGGTGTTACCTACAACATAAAAGATCATCATGAGACGCGACAAGTTCAATCCAGCGGTGTTTGTGTTCATGCTGATACAATGCTCGTGCAGGGTAAGGATAAGAACATTGAGCATATTTCAGATACATTTTATGGAGTAATCACAA TTGTATTAAAATTACCAGACAAGTTCGATGATCaaagtgatgatgaaaatgaGGGATCCGTAGAAATTGAACTTGAGAATGAGGTAGATGTCACCATGTTCCCAACTGTTGATGAAGTCGAGGAAGAAAATAGCAGTTACATGCGG GTGATTCAGACAACGAGTATGACACCATTGTCTGAAACTCTTTTACTCAACAGAGATGATAAACTATT GTCTTTAGATTGCAAGAAGCCCAAAAAttccaacaagaagaaagaagcaaacatggtcgATCATATCTGCAAGGAGATGGGCgacatagacctctgtgctacggtgTCCGACGTGAACCTGGTCGGCTCTAATCCGCGTGAGTGGTGGATTGATACTagtgctactaggcatgtttgcttAGACAAGGCtattttctctagcctcaaatCTTCTGATGCTGGTAAGAAGGTTTATATGGGGAATTCAGAGACTTCTACCATTTAA